A part of Calditrichota bacterium genomic DNA contains:
- a CDS encoding Trm112 family protein, whose amino-acid sequence MPLSQDLLDILACPKCKGDLDYDGGKETLTCQHCRLIYRIEDGIPNMLIDEAESF is encoded by the coding sequence ATGCCCCTAAGTCAGGATCTACTCGATATCCTCGCCTGCCCCAAGTGCAAGGGCGACCTCGACTACGACGGCGGCAAGGAGACCCTCACCTGTCAGCACTGCCGGCTCATTTACCGTATCGAAGACGGCATCCCTAATATGCTGATCGACGAGGCTGAGTCCTTCTGA
- a CDS encoding glycosyltransferase: MFVGSNSGSGVAGSRSIDLSVVIVNYNVRPFLEQCLRSLYAASSGLTVEVFVVDNASRDDSAVYIRDHFPSVQLLVNDSNLGFGRANNQALQLASGRYLLILNPDTLLSEDTLTAMIDYLDRHPEVGAAGPKILDRYGRFDRSSKRGLPTPWVAFCKLAGLSALFPRSRLFGRYELLYLDPDQPARIDALAGSAMFVRREAYAATGGFDEDYFMYGEDIDWSYRIARAGWKVHYAPVARIIHFRGESTRRSDFDRDRAFYGAMQLFVAKHFHGRYPAVTRIWLALGIRIAEIIARVSRLSGLLIWPLLDWSGLFGVLLLARYVRWGIVNLTPPVAFSLLIQSLTTVLCIAAFGGYRRRRGEATPLAQGVLLGFFINSSFTFFFPQYAYSRFVTLFGLVVGGSYIGLWRLLLHRFLRSGLWRRFFRRKALVVGCGRVGREVASRLVRDSDAPYLCAGFIDPDGEATGSIIDSLPVLGASYDLARISRQEGIEEIIFAPDQTDYNRIVAMVGALDARYQVNFKVITSEALTSTSLPLPQLTAHHLAPRRPAGIVRKVASLLTGR; encoded by the coding sequence TTGTTCGTCGGTTCCAACTCAGGAAGCGGAGTGGCTGGCAGCCGATCGATTGACCTCTCGGTCGTCATCGTCAATTACAATGTGCGGCCGTTTCTTGAGCAGTGCCTGCGGTCGCTCTATGCAGCATCGAGCGGCCTCACGGTCGAAGTCTTCGTCGTCGATAACGCCTCCCGGGACGACTCGGCAGTCTATATCCGCGATCACTTCCCCTCGGTTCAACTGCTCGTCAACGACTCCAACCTCGGCTTTGGCCGTGCCAACAATCAAGCCTTGCAGTTGGCTTCAGGCAGGTATTTATTAATCCTCAACCCCGATACCCTGCTCTCTGAGGATACGCTCACTGCGATGATCGACTATCTGGATCGACATCCTGAGGTCGGTGCCGCGGGACCAAAAATACTCGACCGCTATGGCCGGTTCGATCGCTCCTCCAAGCGGGGTTTGCCGACGCCCTGGGTGGCGTTCTGCAAACTGGCCGGCCTATCGGCGCTCTTTCCCCGCAGCCGTCTATTCGGCAGATACGAACTGCTCTACCTTGACCCCGACCAGCCGGCTCGCATCGATGCGCTCGCCGGATCGGCGATGTTTGTCCGGCGGGAGGCTTATGCTGCGACTGGCGGATTCGACGAAGACTACTTTATGTATGGGGAAGACATAGACTGGTCGTATCGCATTGCCCGGGCGGGCTGGAAAGTGCATTATGCGCCGGTTGCGCGGATCATTCACTTTCGCGGCGAGTCCACCCGGCGCAGCGATTTCGACCGCGACCGGGCTTTCTACGGTGCGATGCAACTCTTCGTTGCCAAGCACTTTCACGGGCGCTATCCGGCAGTGACGCGAATCTGGCTCGCGCTCGGCATCCGCATCGCCGAGATCATCGCTCGAGTAAGCAGGTTGTCCGGGCTTCTAATCTGGCCGTTGCTCGATTGGAGCGGGCTGTTCGGCGTCTTGCTCCTGGCCCGCTATGTCCGGTGGGGAATCGTCAATCTCACCCCGCCGGTGGCCTTTTCGCTCCTCATCCAATCGCTGACGACGGTGCTCTGCATCGCCGCTTTCGGAGGCTACCGCCGGCGTCGCGGTGAAGCCACGCCGCTGGCGCAGGGTGTCCTGCTCGGCTTCTTCATCAACAGTTCCTTCACCTTCTTTTTCCCTCAGTATGCCTACTCGCGCTTCGTAACGCTCTTTGGACTGGTGGTCGGCGGTTCGTATATTGGGCTTTGGCGGTTGCTTCTGCACCGGTTTCTGCGCAGCGGCCTCTGGCGGAGGTTCTTTCGCCGCAAGGCGCTCGTCGTCGGCTGCGGGCGGGTCGGTCGCGAGGTTGCCTCCCGGCTGGTGAGGGACTCCGATGCGCCTTACCTGTGCGCCGGGTTCATCGATCCCGACGGGGAAGCGACCGGCTCGATCATCGACAGCCTGCCGGTTCTCGGCGCTTCCTACGATCTGGCTCGCATTTCTCGTCAGGAGGGGATCGAGGAGATCATCTTCGCGCCCGACCAGACGGACTACAACCGAATAGTTGCCATGGTCGGTGCGCTCGACGCCCGCTATCAGGTCAATTTCAAGGTCATCACATCCGAAGCCCTGACCTCGACATCGCTCCCCCTGCCGCAGTTGACGGCGCACCACCTTGCGCCGCGCCGTCCGGCCGGCATCGTCCGAAAAGTCGCATCGCTCCTGACCGGAAGGTGA
- a CDS encoding acyl-CoA thioesterase — MDRGVVWGEPVRVRVRYSQVDRMGLLYHVHYLELFEWARSDWVRNCYRPYKELEDDGLTLVAVEATVRYHRPAYYDDLLLVTARPLDWGRSRLEFDYRIAREGEPDAIASGRTAHCFVGREGKPVALPVDFRRILESLSATT, encoded by the coding sequence TTGGATCGAGGAGTAGTTTGGGGGGAACCGGTTCGGGTCCGGGTGCGTTACAGCCAAGTGGACCGCATGGGGCTGCTCTACCATGTTCACTACCTTGAACTCTTCGAGTGGGCGCGGTCGGATTGGGTGCGCAACTGCTACCGTCCCTATAAGGAACTGGAGGACGACGGGCTGACTCTGGTAGCCGTCGAAGCGACCGTCCGTTACCATCGCCCGGCTTATTATGACGACTTGCTGCTGGTTACCGCCCGGCCGCTCGACTGGGGCCGGAGCCGTCTCGAGTTCGACTACCGGATCGCACGGGAAGGCGAACCGGATGCCATTGCCTCCGGCCGGACGGCGCACTGCTTCGTCGGTCGCGAGGGTAAGCCGGTGGCGCTGCCGGTTGACTTCCGACGAATCCTGGAGTCACTCTCTGCGACGACTTGA
- the porU gene encoding type IX secretion system sortase PorU, whose amino-acid sequence MRLQHLTYLTLVALLGGVGVSPASSRVVASDDRGVVIECAFEVASVGSDRDGGLVLLLAGGDIERQPGLPNEPVVTLNVAVPPGSRPRVRLVSRESGSRYDGQLAVEPARVGAQPTPFRLPEPVGETELRSLLGITYLRVPLRPAVMGSGSFEVARRMTVRVDYNAPPPPVVLPPARINNLHRLALLNLENAAGWGRAITSNFTDPSWPQGDIYRFEIDEESIYRLSFEELKRGGVQLPDGGVASGSIKVYGNGGGELPLDPTATAPLGLSECAIFVDDRGDGRFGPGDEVLFYGKGAGGWVPDTSRGLRFDLNHYTVRNVYFLVVDPSGGGKRMEGLGVELLPVRSETTGRTRVHIEPEKFIFGIRDFRGSGREWYAYMLPSGGRYSLTAHAAGIDLSQPATVFGRVVLPTFSGLHRVTVTLNGTSLGGFTPEAYSSFGTWSFPAPPEALREGGNSIAFSHAPGSGESMIDWVDLTYFGQLDRHRFFDLTSTVGAVEYRSTGLADPWFFDVTDHANVRQVRRTAVTILQTGSAGRLLLTTRSSFRSPPTRFEAYFPPPADIADPWSRANRADVILVTPDAYYDLLPPLVEHLTRRDPPLRAVRMRASELYNRFSGGLKDPAAIRNMLHYAKDFWATPPRYVIYCGDGDYNYRDLDRPRQDDLLPPFELGDLCSDDWFSDFTPRSQDGVRDPLPEMISGRLTAQSAYELSAMIAKIVAYDEEPEFGDWRNRATMVADDEFGESWNGETDHVRDTELISNSYLPPTMDKVKIYLTEYARQWGREKPQSGIDLVNSINRGTLLVNYMGHGNPTLWAHEHVFVQSRDFPQIEPSRRQALYIAFTCDWAYWDDPASQSFPEQLLAAPGRGAIMAIASTRLTYAGSNRNLALNFFLNLFRADSLTPGEALWLGKYQWRGNNSASYHLLGDPTLALATPKRRGNFTTLTPYPLRPLARSSVAGEVFGRDGRLDPSFTGELYFILRDAAVQRRYTIMLDGQPYATLNYLLPGVAVYRGFLSVGGGRFAAGFVPPRDVTLGGSYGRAVAYYYDGEVDGVIARDSLAYARDVAEDNDSEPPEIRVFFDHRNYRPGDRVGPEPLLIVEVSDSSGLNLTGAMGHGINLRIDGGTQQDLTTAFRYELDSYQSGSLERRIGPLSPGLRRFEIEAWDAFNNLGVHTVDVDIIAGSGGLRVDRVLNWPNPFNRTTDLTFVLSEPADRYEIRIFTVAGRMIRKFDGGRAGPGQVTGTIWDGRDQAGREAGNGVYLYKVIAYGPDGGSAEGMGRIAFIR is encoded by the coding sequence GTGCGCCTACAACACTTGACATATCTGACACTTGTGGCGCTGCTGGGGGGCGTTGGAGTATCTCCGGCGTCTTCACGAGTCGTCGCATCCGACGACCGCGGAGTGGTGATCGAGTGCGCCTTCGAAGTGGCTTCGGTAGGTTCCGACCGGGACGGCGGGCTGGTCCTGCTTCTTGCCGGAGGCGACATCGAGCGTCAGCCAGGCCTGCCCAACGAACCGGTCGTGACGCTGAACGTCGCCGTGCCTCCGGGATCGCGCCCCCGGGTCCGGCTCGTCAGCCGCGAGAGCGGTTCGCGCTATGACGGGCAATTGGCGGTCGAACCGGCTCGCGTGGGTGCCCAACCCACGCCGTTTCGGTTGCCGGAACCGGTTGGTGAGACTGAACTTAGGTCGCTGCTCGGAATCACCTATCTGCGCGTGCCGCTGCGGCCGGCTGTGATGGGCAGCGGGTCATTTGAAGTCGCCCGCCGGATGACCGTTAGAGTTGACTATAACGCACCGCCGCCGCCTGTTGTCTTGCCGCCGGCACGGATCAACAACTTGCACCGCCTCGCGCTTCTAAATCTCGAAAACGCCGCCGGATGGGGCCGTGCGATCACCTCGAACTTCACTGATCCATCCTGGCCGCAAGGGGATATCTACCGCTTCGAGATCGACGAAGAGAGCATCTACCGCCTTTCCTTTGAGGAACTGAAGCGGGGCGGCGTCCAACTGCCGGACGGTGGCGTCGCTTCGGGTTCGATCAAGGTCTATGGTAACGGCGGCGGAGAACTGCCGCTCGACCCGACGGCGACGGCGCCGTTAGGTCTGAGCGAATGCGCGATCTTCGTTGATGATAGGGGTGACGGGCGTTTCGGTCCCGGGGATGAGGTTCTTTTCTATGGCAAGGGTGCCGGCGGCTGGGTGCCTGACACCTCGCGCGGCTTGCGCTTCGATCTGAACCACTATACCGTGCGCAATGTTTACTTCCTGGTCGTAGATCCCTCCGGCGGCGGAAAGCGTATGGAAGGATTGGGCGTCGAACTGCTACCGGTGCGGAGCGAAACCACCGGACGGACACGGGTGCACATCGAGCCGGAGAAGTTCATCTTCGGCATCCGCGACTTTAGGGGGAGCGGGCGGGAGTGGTATGCCTACATGCTGCCGAGTGGAGGCCGCTACAGCCTGACAGCCCACGCGGCTGGAATCGACCTAAGTCAGCCGGCTACCGTTTTCGGACGGGTCGTCCTGCCGACTTTCAGCGGTCTGCACCGGGTGACGGTGACGCTGAATGGCACTTCCCTCGGAGGATTCACACCTGAGGCTTACTCGTCGTTTGGCACCTGGAGTTTTCCAGCCCCACCGGAAGCACTAAGGGAAGGTGGCAACAGCATCGCTTTCAGCCATGCGCCCGGCTCGGGCGAGTCGATGATTGACTGGGTCGATCTGACCTACTTCGGCCAACTTGACCGGCACCGGTTCTTCGATCTAACCTCTACCGTCGGCGCCGTCGAGTATCGCTCGACGGGACTGGCCGATCCCTGGTTTTTCGATGTTACCGACCACGCGAATGTCCGGCAGGTTCGGCGCACGGCAGTAACGATTTTGCAGACCGGTTCTGCAGGGCGTCTGCTCCTGACGACGCGGTCGTCCTTCCGTTCGCCGCCGACCCGGTTCGAAGCATACTTCCCGCCGCCGGCAGACATTGCCGACCCCTGGTCGCGGGCGAACCGGGCCGATGTGATACTGGTAACGCCGGACGCCTACTACGACCTGCTGCCGCCGCTGGTGGAGCATCTGACCCGGCGCGATCCGCCGCTGCGGGCCGTCCGAATGCGGGCCAGCGAGCTATACAATCGGTTCTCGGGCGGTCTTAAGGACCCGGCCGCAATCCGGAACATGCTTCACTATGCCAAAGACTTTTGGGCCACCCCGCCGCGCTATGTGATCTACTGCGGAGACGGAGACTACAACTATCGCGACCTCGATCGCCCCCGTCAGGACGATCTGCTGCCGCCATTCGAGTTGGGAGATCTCTGCAGCGACGACTGGTTCAGCGACTTTACCCCCCGTTCGCAGGACGGCGTGCGCGATCCGCTGCCCGAGATGATTTCGGGCCGGCTGACGGCACAGTCGGCTTATGAACTGTCAGCCATGATCGCCAAGATTGTCGCTTATGACGAAGAGCCAGAGTTCGGCGACTGGCGCAACCGGGCGACAATGGTAGCCGACGATGAGTTTGGCGAATCGTGGAACGGCGAAACCGACCACGTGCGCGACACCGAACTGATCAGTAATAGTTATCTGCCGCCGACGATGGATAAGGTGAAGATCTACCTCACCGAATATGCCCGGCAATGGGGTCGCGAAAAGCCGCAGTCGGGGATCGATCTGGTCAACAGCATCAATCGTGGGACGCTGCTCGTCAATTATATGGGGCACGGCAACCCAACGCTCTGGGCACACGAGCACGTCTTTGTCCAGTCGCGCGACTTTCCGCAAATCGAGCCTTCGAGGCGGCAGGCGCTCTACATTGCCTTCACCTGCGATTGGGCTTATTGGGACGACCCGGCGTCGCAGTCGTTTCCCGAGCAATTGCTGGCGGCGCCGGGCAGAGGCGCCATTATGGCGATTGCCTCGACGCGGCTCACTTATGCCGGGTCGAACCGGAATCTGGCGCTTAACTTTTTCTTGAATCTGTTCCGCGCCGATTCACTGACTCCGGGCGAAGCGCTATGGCTGGGTAAGTATCAATGGCGCGGCAACAACAGCGCGTCGTATCACTTGCTCGGCGATCCGACATTGGCGCTGGCAACGCCGAAACGGAGAGGCAATTTCACCACTCTGACGCCCTATCCGCTTAGGCCGCTCGCGCGGTCATCGGTTGCTGGCGAAGTATTTGGCCGCGACGGCAGGCTCGATCCGTCATTCACCGGGGAACTCTACTTTATCTTGCGCGACGCAGCAGTCCAGCGTCGTTATACTATAATGCTGGACGGCCAACCTTACGCGACCCTCAACTATCTCCTTCCGGGAGTGGCGGTCTATCGCGGCTTTCTCAGCGTTGGCGGCGGGCGGTTCGCGGCCGGCTTTGTGCCGCCGCGGGATGTGACCCTCGGCGGATCGTATGGCCGGGCAGTGGCTTACTATTACGACGGGGAGGTGGACGGCGTCATCGCGCGAGACTCGCTTGCCTATGCACGGGACGTCGCCGAAGATAACGACTCCGAGCCGCCTGAAATACGGGTCTTTTTCGACCATCGCAACTACCGGCCGGGCGACCGGGTCGGTCCCGAACCGCTCCTGATCGTCGAGGTGAGCGACTCGTCAGGCCTCAACCTGACCGGCGCTATGGGGCATGGCATCAACCTGCGCATCGACGGCGGGACACAGCAAGATTTGACGACCGCGTTTCGCTATGAACTCGACAGTTATCAATCGGGCAGTCTTGAGCGCCGCATCGGGCCGCTTAGTCCCGGTCTGCGCCGATTCGAGATCGAAGCCTGGGATGCCTTCAACAACCTTGGCGTGCATACGGTCGATGTCGATATC
- a CDS encoding acetyl-CoA carboxylase carboxyltransferase subunit alpha — translation MNRFILDFEKPIQELQAKIDELEMLARSGQIGIDGELKRLRAKAGKLREEIYSRLTRWQCVQLARHPHRPYALDYIKAIVQDFVELQGDRRFRDDPSIVAGFGRWDGRSAAIIGHQKGRGTRDNLLRNFGMPHPEGYRKALRVMKTAARFGLPVVTLIDTPGAYPGLGAEERGQAQAIAENLYEMAQLERPIVAVVIGEGGSGGALALGVADRVLMLQYSIYSVISPEGCASILYRDASKAQLAAEALKLTSSDLLENGLIDSVIPEPLGGAHNDPAATASSVAEAVSTALGELEPLPSAELIDRRIEKFRRMGRWIEE, via the coding sequence ATGAACCGGTTTATCCTCGACTTCGAGAAGCCGATTCAGGAACTTCAAGCCAAGATAGACGAACTCGAGATGCTTGCGCGCAGCGGACAGATCGGCATCGACGGCGAACTGAAGCGGCTTCGTGCCAAAGCCGGAAAGTTGCGCGAGGAGATCTACTCCCGCCTGACCCGGTGGCAGTGCGTCCAACTGGCGCGCCATCCGCACCGGCCTTATGCCCTCGACTACATCAAGGCGATTGTGCAGGATTTCGTCGAACTTCAAGGCGACCGCCGGTTTCGGGACGATCCCTCAATCGTCGCCGGCTTTGGGCGATGGGACGGCCGCTCGGCAGCAATTATCGGGCATCAGAAGGGACGCGGCACCCGCGATAACCTGTTGCGCAACTTCGGAATGCCGCATCCGGAGGGCTATCGCAAAGCCCTTCGCGTTATGAAGACCGCCGCCCGATTCGGGTTGCCAGTAGTCACGCTCATCGATACTCCCGGCGCCTATCCCGGGCTCGGCGCCGAAGAGCGCGGCCAGGCTCAAGCCATCGCCGAAAACCTTTACGAAATGGCGCAACTGGAGCGCCCCATCGTCGCGGTGGTGATCGGCGAAGGCGGTTCCGGCGGCGCGTTAGCGCTTGGCGTCGCCGACCGCGTCCTGATGCTGCAATATTCCATCTACTCGGTCATCAGCCCCGAGGGTTGCGCTTCGATCCTCTACCGGGATGCCTCGAAAGCCCAACTTGCAGCCGAAGCGCTCAAGTTGACCTCATCCGACCTGCTTGAGAATGGCTTGATCGACTCGGTTATCCCCGAGCCGCTCGGCGGAGCGCACAATGACCCGGCGGCGACGGCGTCGTCCGTCGCGGAGGCCGTCTCAACAGCGCTCGGTGAACTTGAGCCGCTGCCTTCGGCTGAACTTATCGATAGACGGATTGAGAAATTCCGGCGGATGGGTCGTTGGATCGAGGAGTAG